A region of Allocoleopsis franciscana PCC 7113 DNA encodes the following proteins:
- a CDS encoding orange carotenoid protein N-terminal domain-containing protein, producing the protein MSSAQETTRSSARSEDTRKVVQAFEALGTDDKLALLYYVYEKMGDSITPAAPTAANPEMAPRLLGAEFYDSSDQDQLAVMRAIVNREDTELSRAYGALTENNQLVVWYAWAVAMGDTVVDMPNDYQSTEAINNTLSQIEGLDFEGQISLLREIVGKMGYSDVKPIPTQAETGKTPSL; encoded by the coding sequence ATGTCTTCAGCTCAAGAAACGACTCGTTCCTCAGCCCGTTCCGAAGACACTCGAAAAGTAGTGCAAGCGTTTGAGGCTTTAGGCACCGATGATAAACTGGCGCTGCTCTACTATGTCTATGAAAAAATGGGAGATTCCATCACGCCAGCAGCTCCCACTGCCGCTAATCCAGAAATGGCTCCTCGGCTATTAGGAGCAGAATTTTATGACAGCTCTGATCAGGATCAGCTAGCGGTGATGCGAGCCATTGTTAATCGTGAAGACACAGAACTATCTCGTGCTTACGGAGCGCTGACAGAGAACAATCAGTTAGTCGTCTGGTATGCTTGGGCTGTGGCAATGGGTGATACGGTAGTCGATATGCCCAATGACTATCAATCCACGGAAGCAATCAATAATACATTGTCCCAAATTGAAGGACTTGACTTTGAAGGACAAATCTCGTTGTTGCGTGAAATAGTTGGGAAAATGGGCTATAGCGATGTCAAGCCAATTCCGACCCAAGCAGAAACTGGCAAGACGCCCAGCCTGTAG
- a CDS encoding roadblock/LC7 domain-containing protein, with translation MTINTAKLESILQNFVTGASDVQGAALVSPDGLPLASSLPGEMDEERVSAMSAAMLSLGERIGSELARGFLDRIFVEGDQGYGILTNCGEYAVLLVLASKAAKQGVLMLEIKRVIPELKAALN, from the coding sequence ATGACAATTAATACAGCCAAACTTGAGAGCATTCTCCAAAATTTTGTCACAGGCGCAAGTGATGTCCAGGGAGCTGCTCTTGTTTCACCTGACGGACTTCCTTTAGCATCCAGCTTACCGGGCGAAATGGATGAAGAACGAGTATCGGCGATGTCAGCTGCCATGCTGTCTTTGGGTGAGCGCATTGGCAGTGAATTAGCCAGAGGCTTTTTAGACCGTATCTTTGTGGAAGGCGATCAAGGCTATGGCATACTCACGAATTGCGGCGAGTATGCCGTTTTACTCGTCTTAGCTAGTAAGGCGGCTAAACAAGGAGTACTGATGCTAGAAATTAAGCGCGTTATTCCAGAGCTGAAGGCGGCTTTAAACTGA
- a CDS encoding DUF4388 domain-containing protein, whose translation MAITSSLSEFSLPELFQFLDQGSKTGLLTLRFQLDPNQEARIRHALIHQGRIVAVTKRLDQQCLLAMICQRGWISPEVIREQVNRCPANIPIGLYLKTQGFLQPEQLRLLFHAQVLQQVCALFRLKDARFKFDSKATLPTTEMTGLSLSATEATLMGLRVLRDWRSLVDKLPEPTSALSRVVIGKRHLRLDSLEGRLWQLANGSVPLNTIASQFKQPIEIIQQTAFRLISVGLVAEVPMIAPSRTRSSGEDMLEVAATTEGSKDNQGQVISNSFMQNLLGFLRSK comes from the coding sequence ATGGCAATTACGAGTAGTTTGTCAGAATTTTCCCTACCGGAACTCTTTCAATTCCTCGATCAAGGAAGTAAAACCGGATTGCTCACTCTTCGATTTCAGCTTGACCCCAATCAAGAGGCAAGAATCCGTCATGCCCTGATTCACCAGGGTCGTATCGTCGCTGTGACTAAGCGACTGGATCAGCAATGCTTACTAGCGATGATTTGTCAACGGGGCTGGATTAGCCCTGAGGTGATACGCGAACAAGTTAATCGCTGTCCTGCTAATATACCTATTGGTCTTTACTTAAAGACACAGGGATTTCTCCAACCAGAGCAGCTGAGGTTACTATTCCATGCCCAGGTACTTCAGCAAGTTTGTGCGTTATTTCGGCTCAAAGATGCTCGGTTTAAATTTGACTCAAAAGCCACTTTACCAACAACAGAAATGACGGGCTTAAGCCTTAGTGCGACGGAGGCAACACTGATGGGTTTACGAGTGTTGCGAGATTGGAGATCGTTAGTAGACAAGCTACCTGAGCCAACTTCAGCTCTCTCTAGGGTAGTGATTGGCAAGCGCCACTTACGGCTAGATTCACTAGAAGGACGACTTTGGCAGTTGGCGAATGGGTCGGTTCCGCTCAATACGATCGCCAGCCAGTTTAAACAACCCATAGAAATTATTCAACAGACCGCTTTCCGCTTAATTAGCGTGGGTTTAGTGGCAGAAGTACCGATGATTGCTCCCTCTCGGACTAGATCTTCGGGAGAAGACATGTTAGAAGTTGCAGCGACGACAGAGGGTAGCAAAGATAACCAGGGTCAAGTGATCAGCAATTCTTTCATGCAAAACTTGCTAGGTTTCCTGAGGAGCAAGTAA
- a CDS encoding GTP-binding protein, which translates to MRLVVTGTVGAGKSTFIRSVSEIAVVDTDRVATGPAAEIKTRTTVAMDFGRLQFAPGMALHLYGTPGQSRFDFMWDILIRRAHAYILLVAAHRPSDFRLARRILAFMNQRAQIPVLIGLTHVDCEGAWSVENVAIALGFLDEKNRPPFVTLNANQKESVVNALIVLIEHFMQNSVM; encoded by the coding sequence ATGCGCCTAGTTGTGACCGGTACGGTGGGTGCCGGGAAATCTACGTTTATTCGTTCAGTCAGTGAGATTGCCGTAGTTGATACTGATCGCGTCGCCACAGGGCCTGCTGCCGAAATTAAGACAAGGACAACGGTAGCGATGGACTTTGGACGCCTACAATTTGCTCCAGGAATGGCACTGCACCTTTATGGCACTCCAGGACAGTCTCGTTTCGATTTCATGTGGGATATTCTGATTCGTAGGGCGCACGCTTATATCCTGTTAGTTGCAGCTCATCGCCCCAGCGATTTTCGCTTAGCCCGTCGCATTCTCGCGTTTATGAATCAACGAGCGCAGATCCCTGTACTGATTGGTCTAACTCATGTGGATTGTGAGGGAGCTTGGTCTGTGGAGAATGTAGCGATCGCGTTGGGCTTTCTCGATGAAAAAAATCGACCTCCCTTTGTGACCCTAAACGCTAATCAAAAAGAATCGGTGGTGAATGCCTTAATTGTACTCATAGAACATTTCATGCAAAATTCTGTGATGTAA
- a CDS encoding DUF4388 domain-containing protein, with product MSITGHLSDFSLPEIFQLLEKGHKTGLLTLRTEPVVHDKPQFHYIWVYQGRIVAAANRLDHQGLVSLIDQRQWVSDRVFDKLVHWCCPINEPLGLYLKNQGVLQAKQLKRLFQFQVLSGVCALFQFKDAEFRFEPNVQIPTREMTGLSVLATEAVLVGLRVLRNWDALADKLPDPNGGLVSILAGQPQYRLDTLEWQVWEYTKGTMSLSAIARQLRLPVEKVQQVAFRLITIGLAEEVPLLVGTLPTQEVEALPAQLLEDAEKQNISPSFMQSLVGFLRSKVTTQPSLSNC from the coding sequence ATGTCCATTACAGGTCATCTATCAGACTTTTCCTTACCCGAAATTTTTCAGTTGCTGGAAAAAGGGCATAAAACCGGCCTCCTAACACTTCGGACTGAACCCGTCGTTCATGATAAGCCCCAATTTCATTACATCTGGGTGTATCAGGGTCGAATTGTCGCAGCCGCCAATCGACTCGATCATCAGGGATTAGTTTCGCTAATTGATCAACGCCAGTGGGTTAGCGATCGCGTCTTTGATAAATTAGTTCACTGGTGCTGTCCAATCAATGAACCCCTAGGATTATACCTGAAAAATCAAGGCGTTTTACAAGCCAAACAACTGAAACGATTATTCCAATTTCAGGTATTAAGTGGCGTGTGTGCTTTATTTCAATTCAAAGATGCTGAGTTTCGATTTGAGCCAAACGTGCAAATCCCGACGCGAGAAATGACCGGTTTAAGTGTACTAGCCACTGAAGCGGTACTCGTCGGGTTAAGGGTACTGCGAAACTGGGATGCGTTAGCCGATAAACTGCCCGATCCAAACGGGGGTTTGGTTAGTATCCTTGCAGGTCAACCCCAATATCGTTTAGATACTCTAGAGTGGCAAGTTTGGGAATACACCAAAGGCACAATGTCTCTAAGCGCGATCGCACGACAATTAAGACTCCCTGTAGAAAAAGTGCAGCAGGTGGCTTTCCGACTGATCACCATCGGTTTAGCAGAAGAAGTGCCTTTGTTAGTGGGCACCCTACCGACTCAGGAAGTAGAAGCCCTACCCGCACAACTCCTTGAAGACGCGGAAAAACAGAACATCAGCCCCTCCTTTATGCAAAGCTTAGTGGGTTTTTTGCGTAGCAAAGTCACCACCCAACCTAGCCTCAGTAATTGTTAG
- a CDS encoding ABC transporter ATP-binding protein, translating into MKNSLNFLSEVSDSPRKPVVIRLEDIFKVYGIGNTEVRALNGVNLIVEQGEYCSIMGASGSGKSTAMNIIGCLDRPTSGHYYLDGVDVSGLADSDLAKIRNLKIGFVFQQFHLLAQLTALENVMLPMVYAGIPNAERRERATAALTRVGLENRLNNKPNQLSGGQQQRVAIARAIVNKPVLLLADEPTGALDSRTTQEVMDIFTELNASGITVVMVTHEPEVARLTKRIVWFRDGEVIHSHLTPEEITQVAVS; encoded by the coding sequence ATGAAAAACTCCCTTAATTTTCTATCAGAGGTTTCCGATTCTCCCAGAAAACCTGTTGTTATTCGCCTTGAGGATATCTTTAAAGTCTATGGCATCGGCAATACAGAAGTGCGTGCTCTCAACGGTGTCAACCTAATTGTGGAGCAAGGAGAATATTGCTCGATTATGGGAGCATCGGGTTCGGGTAAATCGACAGCGATGAATATTATTGGCTGTCTCGATCGACCGACTTCGGGACACTATTATTTAGATGGGGTGGATGTCTCTGGACTCGCTGATTCTGATTTAGCGAAAATTCGGAATCTTAAAATTGGTTTTGTTTTCCAGCAATTCCACTTGTTGGCTCAATTGACAGCGCTGGAAAATGTCATGCTGCCAATGGTTTATGCAGGTATACCAAATGCCGAACGGCGAGAGCGTGCAACGGCGGCTTTGACGCGAGTAGGATTAGAAAATCGTCTAAATAATAAACCCAATCAGCTCTCTGGAGGTCAACAACAACGGGTAGCGATCGCCCGTGCAATTGTGAATAAACCTGTCTTACTCTTAGCCGATGAACCGACAGGAGCGTTAGATTCTCGAACGACTCAGGAAGTTATGGATATCTTCACCGAACTCAATGCCAGTGGTATTACTGTGGTGATGGTGACTCATGAGCCAGAGGTGGCACGTTTGACCAAGCGCATTGTTTGGTTTCGTGACGGTGAGGTGATACATTCTCATCTGACTCCTGAGGAAATTACTCAGGTAGCTGTTTCTTAG
- a CDS encoding ABC transporter permease: MDLLESLKMAGTTLVANKLRSSLTMLGIIIGNASVIAMVGIGQGAQRLASEQFETLGPNLLFIVPGSQQTRSTTLNLPKTLVLADAKAIATQVPSIKEVAPQINSRLLVTYRNRNTNTAITGTTPEFLVVRNFDVARGRFITNLDLERNNQVVALGADVAEKLFGNSDPIGQTIRIKNASFQVIGVMEPKGAFLGDNQDDTAFIPLTTMANRLVGRTSPYGLELTFISATAKSQDSIGAAQFQIENLLRLRHKITDEDDFTVRTQKDVLKIVGTITGGLTVLLAAIAAISLLVGGIGVMNIMLVSVTERTQEIGLRKALGAQERDILIQFLIEAVILSAAGGIIGTALGISVIQIVAMVSPLKAGISPVAILVSVSISGGIGLFFGVVPARRAAKLDPIVALRSA; the protein is encoded by the coding sequence ATGGATTTATTAGAAAGTCTAAAAATGGCAGGAACTACGCTAGTGGCTAACAAGCTGCGTAGTAGCTTAACGATGTTGGGCATTATTATTGGTAATGCTTCGGTGATTGCAATGGTGGGAATTGGACAAGGTGCTCAAAGGTTAGCTTCTGAGCAATTTGAAACCCTTGGGCCTAACCTCTTGTTTATTGTTCCGGGTTCTCAACAAACTCGGAGTACGACATTGAACCTGCCGAAGACGCTGGTGCTTGCAGATGCTAAAGCGATCGCCACTCAAGTCCCTTCTATTAAAGAAGTTGCTCCTCAGATTAATTCCAGGCTGTTAGTTACCTACCGCAACCGAAACACCAACACGGCGATTACTGGCACAACACCTGAATTTCTCGTCGTCAGGAACTTTGATGTTGCTAGGGGTCGGTTTATCACGAATTTAGACTTAGAGCGGAATAATCAAGTTGTAGCTTTGGGCGCTGACGTGGCGGAGAAACTATTTGGAAATAGTGACCCCATTGGGCAGACAATCCGCATCAAAAATGCCTCCTTTCAGGTGATTGGGGTGATGGAGCCAAAAGGGGCTTTCTTGGGAGACAATCAGGATGATACCGCCTTCATTCCCCTTACGACAATGGCGAATCGCCTCGTGGGACGAACGTCTCCCTATGGGTTAGAACTAACGTTTATTTCCGCGACTGCAAAAAGTCAAGATAGCATCGGGGCGGCTCAGTTTCAAATTGAGAACTTGCTGCGGTTGCGGCACAAAATCACCGATGAGGATGATTTTACCGTGAGAACTCAGAAGGATGTTCTCAAGATTGTTGGCACAATCACGGGCGGACTCACCGTTCTTTTGGCGGCAATTGCGGCAATTTCTCTGCTCGTCGGGGGTATTGGTGTGATGAACATTATGCTAGTCTCAGTCACGGAACGTACCCAGGAAATCGGATTACGAAAAGCGCTCGGTGCTCAAGAACGAGACATCTTGATTCAGTTCCTGATTGAGGCGGTTATTCTCTCGGCGGCAGGTGGCATCATTGGCACGGCGCTAGGAATTAGCGTTATTCAAATTGTCGCGATGGTGAGTCCTTTGAAAGCGGGAATTTCTCCAGTGGCGATTCTAGTATCGGTTAGTATCTCCGGTGGAATTGGCTTATTCTTTGGCGTCGTACCAGCACGGCGGGCGGCGAAACTTGACCCGATTGTTGCTCTCAGAAGTGCTTAA
- a CDS encoding efflux RND transporter periplasmic adaptor subunit translates to MELPLIGKVKQPSPWIIGLVAAGIVGVGGATHLALEARKPKIDLNQLTVPVQAETLTLRITDITGTVVPIQNVNLSPKTSGRLAKLFVEQGDRIQEGQQIALMENADLQARLAQAQANLNKAQATLAEAQAGSRPEEINQAKARLLQAQARLEAARGGNPQEIEQVRSQIEAAQSRLALAKLRADRYRNLASQGAVSLDRRDEALTEERNAQANLQEAQRRLEQQQNTKKPEIDQLEAAVAESRFNLEQLQNGRRPQEIAQLKAAVDAAKAEVMSVQVQLQDTIIRAPFSGIVTQKYATEGAFVTPTTSASSTASATSTSIVALAKGLEILAKVPEVDVGKMKPGQSVEVVADAFPEKVFQGRVQRVAPEAVVEQNVTSFEVRVALLTGQDELRSGMNVKLTFLGEKVNNALVIPTVAIVTQEGKTGVLLPDAQNKPQFKPVTIGTSIQNQTQILEGLSPGQRVFIDLPEDFKQKKNQENK, encoded by the coding sequence ATGGAACTTCCACTAATCGGTAAAGTCAAACAACCTTCCCCTTGGATCATCGGGTTAGTAGCCGCAGGCATTGTGGGAGTGGGTGGTGCAACTCACTTGGCTCTTGAGGCGAGGAAACCTAAAATCGACCTCAATCAACTAACCGTACCTGTGCAAGCGGAGACTCTGACGCTGCGGATTACCGACATCACGGGTACTGTGGTGCCGATTCAAAATGTCAACCTTAGCCCCAAAACCTCAGGTCGTTTGGCTAAGTTGTTTGTGGAACAGGGCGATCGCATCCAGGAAGGACAACAAATCGCACTGATGGAAAATGCGGATTTGCAGGCGCGATTAGCTCAAGCTCAAGCGAACCTGAATAAAGCACAAGCCACGTTAGCCGAGGCACAGGCAGGGAGTCGCCCAGAAGAAATCAACCAAGCTAAAGCCCGCTTGTTGCAAGCTCAAGCGCGTTTAGAGGCGGCGCGTGGTGGTAATCCCCAAGAAATTGAGCAAGTCCGATCGCAAATCGAAGCCGCCCAATCACGATTAGCCCTGGCTAAACTGAGAGCCGATCGCTATCGAAATTTAGCCTCACAAGGCGCTGTGTCCCTAGACAGACGGGATGAAGCCTTAACCGAAGAACGCAACGCTCAAGCCAACCTACAAGAAGCACAACGGCGTTTAGAGCAGCAACAAAACACCAAAAAGCCAGAAATTGACCAACTAGAGGCGGCTGTAGCCGAATCGCGCTTTAATTTAGAGCAGTTGCAAAACGGTAGGCGTCCCCAGGAAATTGCCCAACTCAAAGCGGCAGTGGATGCAGCGAAAGCGGAGGTGATGTCTGTGCAAGTTCAACTGCAAGACACAATTATTCGTGCGCCCTTTTCAGGAATTGTGACGCAAAAATATGCCACCGAAGGAGCATTCGTTACCCCAACCACGTCAGCGTCAAGTACGGCTTCAGCCACCTCAACTTCGATTGTGGCACTGGCTAAAGGGCTGGAAATTCTGGCTAAAGTTCCAGAGGTTGATGTCGGCAAAATGAAACCCGGACAGTCGGTGGAGGTTGTCGCAGATGCCTTTCCTGAAAAAGTTTTTCAAGGTCGCGTCCAACGGGTGGCACCGGAAGCCGTGGTTGAGCAAAATGTCACGTCTTTTGAGGTGCGGGTGGCGCTATTAACGGGTCAAGATGAGCTACGTTCGGGCATGAATGTTAAGCTTACCTTTTTAGGTGAAAAAGTTAATAATGCCCTAGTTATTCCGACCGTCGCGATTGTGACACAGGAAGGTAAAACGGGGGTTTTGTTGCCAGATGCACAGAATAAGCCCCAATTTAAACCTGTGACAATTGGGACGAGTATTCAAAACCAAACTCAGATTCTGGAGGGGTTAAGTCCGGGTCAACGGGTGTTTATTGATTTACCTGAAGATTTTAAGCAGAAAAAAAATCAAGAAAATAAATAA